From one Fibrobacter sp. genomic stretch:
- the folK gene encoding 2-amino-4-hydroxy-6-hydroxymethyldihydropteridine diphosphokinase, whose product MDSLERVFIALGSNLPNRYKHLEEGRDMLRKISAGGWLESPIYETPPVGPEGQGPYFNQVVSFWYSGTSTRLLNYLKGAEFVLGRKPRGHWNSREIDLDLLYFGKEIRQGRPNLPHPQILNRQFVLVPLSDIAPEWEDPRTGSKIKDLLLNLLAKEEKIPFRVITSEEP is encoded by the coding sequence GTGGATTCATTAGAACGTGTATTTATCGCCCTGGGCTCCAATCTTCCAAATCGCTATAAGCATCTGGAAGAAGGTCGCGACATGCTTCGCAAGATCTCGGCGGGCGGGTGGCTGGAAAGCCCCATATACGAAACTCCTCCGGTTGGTCCGGAGGGGCAGGGTCCTTATTTTAACCAGGTTGTCTCGTTCTGGTATTCAGGAACCTCTACACGTTTGCTCAATTACTTAAAAGGTGCAGAATTTGTCCTTGGGCGCAAACCCCGTGGTCATTGGAATTCCAGGGAAATCGACTTGGACCTGCTGTACTTTGGCAAGGAAATCCGCCAGGGGAGGCCCAACCTCCCGCATCCCCAGATTTTGAACCGTCAGTTTGTCCTTGTGCCGTTGAGCGACATTGCTCCGGAGTGGGAAGACCCGAGAACCGGTTCCAAGATCAAGGATTTGCTTTTGAATCTCCTCGCTAAGGAGGAGAAGATTCCCTTCCGCGTAATCACCTCGGAGGAACCTTAG